A region from the Flavobacteriales bacterium genome encodes:
- a CDS encoding transmembrane 220 family protein, with protein sequence MKKIFYALLALVFALFAYWNLNDPDPWIWATAYAAVLVLFALAVLGRADRRISGWYSVALGIWMLTMSGGMLDWANAGFPSIADEMKATAPHIEVVREFLGLFIAVAALAWLAWSTPKEMRMG encoded by the coding sequence ATGAAGAAGATCTTCTACGCTTTGCTTGCACTTGTCTTCGCGCTGTTCGCTTACTGGAACCTGAACGACCCCGACCCCTGGATCTGGGCAACCGCCTATGCCGCGGTATTGGTGCTCTTCGCATTGGCCGTGCTCGGTCGTGCCGACCGGCGTATCAGCGGTTGGTACTCCGTTGCCCTCGGCATTTGGATGCTCACCATGTCCGGGGGTATGCTCGATTGGGCGAACGCGGGCTTCCCGTCCATTGCCGACGAGATGAAGGCCACGGCACCGCACATTGAGGTGGTGCGTGAGTTCCTTGGCCTGTTCATCGCGGTGGCTGCGCTGGCGTGGCTTGCTTGGAGCACGCCGAAGGAGATGAGGATGGGATAG
- a CDS encoding TonB-dependent receptor — MPARSIVLPALLCAALVSAQTTALLTGRVVDATSQRGLAGAAVEVAVGDSTYAAVTDSSGHFTFGPLSTGIGSVSASAGGYEKSALNDVWLRSGKPEQVELLLDRAVKELSEARVSGLVVLPPKPGTYDLTVEKSLRYAATFFDPARLANAYPGVAATNDQANHFSVRGNNPNANAWMLEGVEIVSPNHTGNAGTPSDRPTFSGGGTTMLSAQMLGNSRLLTGSLPVQYGNALGGVMDMRLRRGANDRARFTAQAGLIGIDLSTEGPFANAKRGSYLINYRYSTLGLLGAMGVALGDELISFQDLAFNVSLPLGRNAWVNVFGMGGVSSNRFDAKDSTEREFDKDERNIDYESRIGAAGASATVPLGAGRGYWRTALAWSESEQERVEKLDPGTNGIIVRGDQALLSERKLSASTTLHLAFGPRFDVQVGASAMERTMHRIGFAYEQETSGWLLRPHAEVRFGITRGLRISAGAAWSVFTFNDASAVQPRIALDQRLGGSGSIILTAGSRAQLPQQQLYSTGTNAAPLNRDLGFTRSNEASLALALPIGASAAQFRAEVYYQQITNLPVADTRVVDDAGIGTYSMVNAWDEATFIALLDSGEARNMGVEVSLARRMLHQWFYQVNASVYDAVYTDANGVERGSRWDGGYIANGVVGREWARQKELGKRTWGLSLRANAMGNQRTTPINEEASRALGTTVHDLSRAYEDQLAPVFRIDVRVYLKREHRNRTGMWALDLLNATNAQNEAFKYFDVRKDEVVTKYQLGLIPNISYRIEF, encoded by the coding sequence ATGCCTGCAAGGTCCATCGTTCTTCCTGCGCTCCTCTGCGCCGCGCTGGTCAGCGCTCAAACGACGGCTTTGCTCACAGGACGTGTGGTTGATGCAACGTCGCAACGCGGTTTGGCTGGTGCAGCGGTGGAGGTGGCGGTCGGTGACTCTACCTATGCTGCAGTGACCGACAGCAGTGGCCACTTCACGTTCGGGCCGCTGTCCACGGGCATCGGCTCGGTGAGCGCATCCGCAGGGGGCTATGAAAAGTCCGCGCTCAACGACGTCTGGTTGCGGAGCGGCAAACCCGAGCAGGTGGAGCTTTTGTTGGACCGTGCTGTCAAGGAGCTTTCAGAAGCGCGCGTGAGCGGCCTCGTTGTTCTGCCGCCCAAACCCGGCACCTACGACCTCACCGTGGAGAAGAGCCTGCGTTATGCAGCCACCTTCTTCGACCCGGCGCGCTTGGCCAACGCATATCCGGGCGTTGCCGCCACCAACGACCAAGCGAACCACTTCAGCGTGCGCGGCAATAACCCCAACGCCAACGCGTGGATGCTGGAAGGAGTGGAGATCGTGAGCCCCAACCACACCGGCAACGCGGGCACACCGAGCGATCGGCCCACGTTCAGTGGCGGGGGCACCACCATGCTGAGCGCGCAGATGCTCGGCAACTCGCGCTTGCTCACCGGATCGCTACCTGTGCAATACGGCAACGCGCTCGGCGGCGTCATGGACATGCGCTTGCGCCGGGGAGCCAACGATCGTGCGCGCTTCACGGCCCAAGCGGGCCTCATCGGCATCGACCTCAGCACCGAGGGGCCGTTCGCGAACGCGAAGCGCGGCAGCTATCTGATCAACTACCGGTATTCAACGCTGGGCCTGCTCGGGGCCATGGGGGTTGCGCTGGGCGATGAACTCATCTCGTTCCAGGACCTAGCCTTCAATGTTTCCCTGCCACTGGGTCGCAACGCATGGGTGAACGTGTTCGGCATGGGCGGCGTGAGCAGCAACCGGTTCGATGCGAAGGACAGCACCGAACGTGAGTTCGACAAGGACGAACGCAACATCGACTACGAAAGCCGCATCGGTGCCGCAGGCGCTTCAGCCACGGTACCCTTGGGGGCCGGCCGCGGCTACTGGCGAACTGCACTGGCCTGGAGCGAGAGTGAACAGGAGCGCGTGGAGAAACTGGATCCCGGCACCAACGGCATCATTGTCCGCGGCGACCAAGCATTGCTGAGCGAGCGGAAATTGTCGGCGAGCACCACACTGCATCTTGCGTTCGGTCCACGCTTCGATGTGCAGGTGGGCGCCAGTGCCATGGAACGGACCATGCACCGTATCGGCTTCGCATACGAGCAGGAGACCAGCGGTTGGTTGCTGCGGCCGCATGCCGAAGTGCGCTTCGGCATTACGCGCGGGCTGCGCATTTCGGCAGGGGCGGCCTGGTCGGTGTTCACCTTCAACGACGCAAGTGCCGTGCAGCCGCGGATCGCATTGGATCAGCGCCTCGGTGGATCAGGTTCGATCATTCTCACGGCGGGCTCGCGCGCGCAGCTGCCCCAGCAACAGCTGTACAGTACCGGCACCAACGCTGCCCCTTTGAACCGGGACCTCGGTTTCACGCGCAGCAACGAGGCGTCGCTGGCGTTGGCATTGCCCATCGGCGCCAGCGCCGCGCAATTCCGCGCAGAGGTCTACTACCAACAGATCACCAACCTGCCTGTCGCGGACACCCGGGTGGTTGATGATGCCGGCATCGGCACCTACAGCATGGTGAACGCTTGGGACGAAGCCACGTTCATCGCATTGCTCGATAGTGGAGAAGCGCGCAACATGGGCGTGGAAGTCTCGCTGGCCCGGCGCATGCTGCATCAATGGTTCTACCAAGTGAACGCGAGCGTATACGACGCGGTTTACACCGATGCCAACGGTGTTGAGCGCGGCTCACGCTGGGATGGTGGCTACATCGCGAACGGGGTGGTAGGCCGTGAGTGGGCGAGACAGAAGGAACTCGGCAAGCGCACATGGGGCCTGAGCCTGCGAGCCAATGCCATGGGCAATCAGCGCACCACACCGATCAATGAAGAAGCATCGCGAGCCTTGGGAACCACCGTGCATGACCTGTCGCGTGCTTACGAAGATCAGCTCGCTCCCGTCTTCCGCATCGATGTGCGTGTATACCTGAAGCGCGAACACCGCAACCGCACGGGAATGTGGGCGCTCGACCTGCTCAATGCCACCAACGCGCAGAACGAAGCCTTCAAGTACTTCGATGTGCGCAAGGATGAAGTGGTGACGAAGTACCAGCTAGGGCTCATCCCCAACATCAGCTACCGCATCGAGTTCTAA
- a CDS encoding anion permease, which yields MRALLFRLAGPVCAVLLYLAFQHLGHMPAAMAGAVLWMAIWWISEAVPLAVTSLLPLVLFPLCGIASTAATAMHYGKEIIFLFLGGFLLALGIERSGLHRRAALWIMVRAGTAPSRLLLGVMLSSALLSMWINSTACVLVMLPIALGLVDKSKHVEGNNLAFALLLGAAYGATIGGMATPVGTPPNLIFMEVAEQLFPQQDAVGFGAWMAFGGPIMCIYLAFAWLLLHLLFTRGIGFVPNTAHTVREELRALGRPTRDERLAAACFCSAAVLWITAGRIEFSEGVVYPGWQREGTWLEGFSDAAVAIACSIPLFLIPRKNSEESGDRMLLGWDFVQQRVPWGVLLLIGGGLAMASGFEASGLANIMGQAMAGWNTGSDVAQVGLIALTTTGLSELGSNSAIAGLVLPLLGSAAPAWGMEPFTAMIPGTLAATCGFMLPISSPMMAIVFATGRVPVRTMLRAGVWMDLAGIVLLALWFGL from the coding sequence ATGCGCGCCCTCCTTTTCCGCCTTGCCGGTCCTGTGTGCGCGGTGTTGCTCTATCTCGCGTTTCAACACCTGGGCCACATGCCCGCCGCCATGGCCGGTGCTGTGCTCTGGATGGCCATCTGGTGGATCAGCGAGGCCGTGCCGTTGGCGGTGACATCGCTGCTGCCGTTGGTGCTCTTCCCGTTGTGCGGAATTGCCAGCACGGCGGCCACGGCCATGCACTATGGCAAGGAGATCATCTTCCTTTTCCTGGGCGGGTTCCTGCTGGCGCTGGGCATCGAGCGGAGCGGGCTGCATCGGCGCGCAGCGCTGTGGATCATGGTGCGCGCGGGCACAGCACCCTCGCGTTTGCTGCTCGGTGTGATGTTGAGCAGCGCATTGCTCAGCATGTGGATCAACAGCACCGCTTGCGTGCTGGTAATGCTGCCCATCGCGCTGGGCCTGGTGGACAAGTCGAAGCACGTCGAGGGGAACAACTTGGCTTTCGCGCTGCTCTTGGGGGCGGCGTACGGCGCGACCATCGGCGGCATGGCAACGCCCGTGGGCACACCGCCCAACCTCATCTTCATGGAGGTGGCCGAGCAGTTGTTCCCGCAGCAGGATGCCGTGGGCTTCGGGGCGTGGATGGCCTTCGGTGGACCTATCATGTGCATCTACCTGGCGTTCGCTTGGCTGCTACTGCATCTGTTGTTCACCCGGGGTATCGGGTTCGTACCGAACACCGCCCATACCGTGCGCGAAGAGCTGCGTGCGCTGGGGAGGCCAACCCGTGATGAACGGCTTGCAGCTGCCTGCTTTTGCAGCGCAGCCGTGCTTTGGATCACGGCGGGCCGTATCGAATTCAGCGAAGGCGTGGTGTACCCGGGTTGGCAGCGCGAAGGCACATGGCTCGAAGGCTTCAGTGATGCCGCTGTGGCCATTGCGTGTTCGATACCGCTGTTCCTTATCCCACGGAAGAATAGCGAGGAGAGCGGTGACCGCATGTTGCTCGGATGGGACTTCGTTCAACAGCGTGTGCCCTGGGGCGTGCTGCTGCTCATCGGCGGTGGACTTGCCATGGCAAGCGGGTTCGAGGCGAGCGGGTTGGCCAACATCATGGGCCAAGCAATGGCCGGTTGGAACACCGGCAGTGATGTGGCGCAAGTGGGGTTGATCGCGTTGACCACAACGGGCTTGAGCGAACTGGGCAGCAACTCGGCCATTGCCGGGCTTGTGCTGCCTTTGCTGGGCAGTGCAGCACCGGCGTGGGGCATGGAGCCGTTCACTGCCATGATCCCGGGAACCCTGGCGGCCACTTGCGGGTTCATGCTGCCCATCAGCTCGCCCATGATGGCCATCGTGTTCGCAACGGGTCGCGTGCCGGTGCGCACCATGTTGCGCGCCGGGGTGTGGATGGACCTCGCGGGGATCGTACTGTTGGCGCTTTGGTTCGGGTTGTAG